TCGACGATGCGGTAGGGGCGGTGCGCCAGGATCTGCGCGAGATGCCGCCGCAGCCGTGACATCTCCGCCCGTACCGTCACCGTCCGCGTCGGATCCTGGAAGATCTCCTGCGCCAGCTGTGCCGCGCTCCGCCCGTTCCGGTGCAGCACCAGCACGTACAGCAGCTCGGCGTGGCGCGGACTGAGCTCCTTCACCCAGCTGCCCGCCGTCCCCGAGACCGTGACCGAAGGGCGCCGCGGTCTGCTCAGATCCAGCACCACCCGCGCCGGCGCCGCCGGCTCGGAGCTCTCCTCCTCCACCCGCACCAGCCAGCCGCCGGGCAGCGGCTCGACGGTGCACATGCCCAGCGAGGGCAGCCAGAGCCGGCCGGCGTTGAGGGACTTCGGCAGCGGCAGCCGCCTGGTGGGCGGCATTCCGGTCACGGCGGCCTGCCAGCCGTTGTGGTCGACGGCCAGCGCCCGGCCCCGCAGCCGCCCGAGCAGCGGGGACGCCACACTGCGCAGCTGGTCCAGGTCCGCGAAGTGGCTGTTGCGCAGCTCGGCCTCCGCGAGCCGGGTGACCGAGGTGACCAGTGAGAGCGTCGCCGGATGCATGGTGGACAGCGGCCCGCTGATGTCGACGACGCCGATCAGCCGGCCGTCGCGCGGGTCGGTGACCGGAGCCCCGGCGCAGGTCCAGGTGTCGTGGCTGGAGACGAAGTGCTCGGCGGCGTGCACCTGGAGGGGCCGCCCGGTGACCAGGGGAGTGCCGACGCCGTTCGTGCCGACGAGCCCCTCGTGCCAGTCGGCGCCCAGGACGAAGCCGTGCGCGTCGCCCATGCGCAGTACCGCCGCCTTGCCCTCGCGCCACAGCAGCCGGCCCTCGGTGTCCGCGACGACCATGATGTGCTGCGCCGCCTCGGCGATCGAGACCAGACCGTCCCGCAGTACCGGCAGTACCTCACGTAACGGCGAGGCGAGCCTGCGGCGTTCGATCTCCTCCAGCGGCAGCAGCCCGGCCCTGTGGTCCCGGTCGGGATCCACTCCGCCGCGCAGCATCCGCTGCCACGACTCCTGGATGTCCGCTCTCGGGCGGACCCGTGAGCGGCGGCCGTTGAGCGTCGCGTCCCGCACGCCTTTCAGGAACCGGCTGGCCTCCGCGGTGTCCATGGCGGCGAGCCTGGCCATGTCGAGTGATGTGTTCTGCACTGGGGGCCTCCTGGGCAACGCCGGCGTCGGATTGCGGGGGGCTGGCTCAATCGTCCCCCTCTCTTCCGGCGCGCGCGGCGATACGGCGCACAAAACTGCAACCCGTTGCAACCCTCGCGAACGGGCGTGCGCATGGACGAAGGTGAGTACGCGGGGTGGTGCCGTGTCGGCGCAGCACCACCCCCGACAGTTGTCCCGGGTACCTCGGGCGCGGGCGTCAGACGACGGCACGCGCCCTTTCGACGACCGACGCCAGATCGAGCGTGTGCGGCAGCGTCCCGAAGGCCGTACCCCAGTCGCCGCCGAGCCGCGAGGCGCAGAACGCGTCGGCGACCTCCGGCGGCGCCCAGCGCACCAGCAGCGACCCCTGCAGCACCAGCGCCATGCGCTCGACGAGCCTGCGGGCCCGCGCCTCGATGCCGTTCAGATCTGCCAGTTCCGTCAGCAGGTCCTTGATCGCCCCGTCCAGCCGGTGATCGGCGCCGCGCGCCTTGCCGACCTCCTGGAGGAAGGCGTTCAGCGCCTGCGGCTCACGCTGGAGCGCCCGCAGTACATCCAGCGCCTGTACGTTGCCCGAGCCCTCCCAGATCGAGTTGAGCGGCGACTCGCGCAGCAGCCGGGGCAGCCCCGACTCCTCGACGTAGCCATTGCCGCCCAGGCACTCGAGGGCCTCCGCCACCGTCGGCGTACAGCGCTTGGTCACCCAGTACTTGGCGGCGGGCACCGCGAGGCGCAGGAATGCCCGCTCCTCGTCCGTATCTGCGTCGTACGCGGCGGCGAGCCGCAGCGCCAGCGTCGTCGCGGCCTCCGACTCCAGCGCCAGATCGGCCAGCACGTTGCGCATCAGCGGTTTGTCGATGAGCAGCCCGCCGAACGCGCTGCGGTACGCGGAGTGGTGGACCGCCTGCGCCACCGACTGCCGCATCAGCGCGGCCGACCCGATGACACAGTCGAGCCGGGTGGCCGCCACCATCTCGATGATGGTGCGCACCCCGCGCCCCTCCTCACCGACCCGGCGCGCCCACGTCCCCTCGAACTCGACCTCGCTCGACGCGTTGGACCTATTGCCCAGCTTGTCCTTGAGCCGCTGGATCCGGAACACGTTCCGGGTCCCGTCATCCAGCACCCGGGGCACCAGGAAACAGGTCAAACCCCCCGCCGCCTGCGCGAGTACCAGAAAACCGTCACACATAGGAGCGGAGCAGAACCACTTGTGACCGGTGAGCAGATACTCCCCGTCACCGGCCAGCGGCTCGGCTCTCGTCGTATTGGCCCGGACGTCGCTGCCGCCCTGCTTCTCGGTCATCCCCATCCCGAACAGGGACCCGGCCTTCAGCGCGGCGGGCCGCAGCCCCTGCTCGTAGACCTCCGAGGTCAGCCGCGGCTCCCACTCGGCCGCCAGCGCCGGGTCCGTACGCAGCGCGGGCACCGTCGCATGCGTCATCGACACCGGACAGCCGTGCCCGGCCTCCGCCTGCGTCCACACCAGGAACCCGGCCGCGCGCCGCACATGCCCGGCGGGCCGGCCCCAGGCGTTGGTCAGCCCGGCCGATACGGCCTTGCCCAGCAGCCGGTGCCAGGACGGATGGAAGTCGACCTCGTCGATCCGGTTCCCGTACCGGTCGTGGGTGCGCAGTTTCGGCGGGTTCTCATTGGCCTGCACGCCCCACTCCTGGGCCTGGGCGGAACCCGCGGCGCGGCCCAGCTCCGCGAGCTCCTCGCGTGCCCCGTCGAGGAGTTCCGGCGCGACATGCCGTTCCACGCCCTCCGTGAGGGCCCGGTCGGCGGTGAAGACGTCGTACCCCACCAGGGGCGGAGCCTGGTTGGTCACTGTGTGGGTGTTGGCTGCCATGCCGCTACGGTAAGGAGGTGCAGGCAGCAAATGAAACACCCGAGCGGCCGGCGGGCCGACTCCACCGGGCCAGAGTCCTCTACCGCAACGTTTCCAAGCGGAAGATGACGTGGCTGCTGCTCAAGGACACCGTCAACTCGTGCATCGAATACCGCATCCTCGGCCTCGCCGCCGAGGCGGCGTTCTTCACGTTGCTGTCCCTGCCGCCGCTGATGCTGGGCCTGATCGGTCTGCTCGGCTACATAGACGACTGGACCGACACCACCACGGTCGCCTCGATCGAGGAGAACATCCTCGGCGCGGTCGGCTCCGTCCTGTCCGACCGGGGCGTCAACGAGATCGCCAAGCCCCTCCTCGAGGACGTCACCCACGGTGGCCGGCCGGACATCATCTCCATCGGCTTCGCCATCGCGCTCTGGTCCGGCTCGCGGGCGGTCAATGTCTTCATCGACACGATCACCGTGATGTACGGCCTCGACGGCCAGCGCGGCATCGTCGCCACCCGGCTGCTCGCCTTCCTGCTCTACATCGTGGCGCTGCTGATCGGCGCGGTGGTGCTGCCGCTGGCAGTGGTGGGCCCTGACCGGGTGGTGGAGTTCATCCCGTGGAGCACGGAAGTGGTCAGTGTTCTGTACTGGCCGGTGGTCAGTCTGCTCTCCATCGTCTTCCTGACGACGCTCTACCACGTGTCCGTCCCGGTGCGATCCCCGTGGATCGAGGACGTGCCCGGCGCGCTGGTGGCGCTCGGAATGGGGGTGCTGGGCAGCTTCCTGCTCCGTATCTACCTCACGAGCACGGTGGAGGGCCCGACGATCTACGGCTCGCTCGCCGCCCCCATCGCCGTCCTGCTGTGGATCGGCCTCACCGCCTTCGCGGTCCTGGTGGGCGCGGCGGTCAATGCCGCGATCGACCGCGTCTGGCCGTCGGTGGCCACGGCAGCGGCCCGCGCGGCCAACGAGCGCCTGCGCGCCGTCAACACCGCGGAGCTCCTGGCCAGGGCGGAGGCGGCCAGGGTCTACGGGGAGGGCGAGAGCGAGGACGAGGAGGACGACGACGCGGACATGCCCTCGGAGTTCCCGGAGCGGTGGTCGCGCTTCCTGCCGCCGGACGATGTGAAGTCCCGGCTGCACACGGGGCGGGAGAGCCGCGACAAGGAGAGGCCCTAAGCGGCCCCGGGGAAGTCCGGGCGGCGTCGCGGGCCGATGGCTGTCGCCTGGCTGCGTTGTCGTCAGTCGCCGACGCTCCGCGTGGACTCCTTCCTCCGCCTTGCCAGACTCGGCCCTCGACCCGCTCCTTCACCCACCCGGACTTCCCCGACACCGCTTAGCGCCCGTAGCCTCGATGGTGTGCGCTTCGCGCCCGGGCCCGCGTCGAAGCGGGCGGCACCGTCGCCGGCGGCCCGGGGCGTCACAGTTTCGTAAGCCGGCCCGCCCGGTGTTCCGTGCTGCGCACGAGGACACTGGAGGTATGCACAACATCCTGGTCGTCGACGACGATCCGACCGTGGCCGAGGTCGTCACCGGCTATCTGGAGCGCGCCGGCTTCACGGTGGACCGGGCCGCCGACGGACCGGAGGCGCTCCGGCTCGCCGCCGGACGGCGGCCGGATCTGGTCGTCCTCGATCTGATGCTGCCGGGCATGGACGGCCTGGAGGTGTGCCGCAGGCTCCGGGGCGGTGCGCTCGCCCCCGTACCCGTGATCATGCTGACCGCGCGCGGCGACGAGGACGACCGCATCCTCGGTCTCGAGGTAGGCGCGGACGACTATGTGACCAAGCCGTTCAGCCCGCGCGAGCTGGTGCTGCGGGTCGAGTCCGTACTGCGCCGGGGCGGCGCGGCGGGCGAGCGTCGGGCGGGTCCCGGGCTCGCGGCTGCGGGCATCGCCCTGGATCCGGCCGCCCGCCGGGCCACCAAGGACGGCCGCGAACTCGGTCTGACCCTACGGGAGTTCGACCTGCTCGCACATCTGATGCGGCATCCGGGGGAGGCCATCGGCCGGGAGCGGCTGATGCAGGACGTATGGGGCTGGGAGTTCGGTGATCTGTCCACCGTGACGGTCCATGTGCGGCGGCTGCGAGGCAAGATCGAGGACGATCCGGCGAGGCCGCGGCTGATCCAGACGGTGTGGGGCGTGGGCTACCGCTTCGACGTGCCCCAGGAACAGGAGCGGGAACAGGAGCGGGAACAGGAGCGGGAACAGGAACACGTACCGGGCAACGGGGACGTACCGCGGGAAGGGGTCTGATCGCTGTGCGTGACATGCTCCTCATCGCCCTCTTCGCCTTCTTGGGGGCCGCGGCAGCCGGTCTCGTCGGAGCCGTGGCGCTGCGCCTGCTGCGCCATCGGTCCGTCGCCGTCTCCCTGACGGTCGTCGCCGCCGTCGCCGTCACCGCGATGCTCGCCGGGACACTCGCGGTCGCCCAGGCGATGTTCCTGTCCCGGCACGACCTGACCGTCGTCACCACGGTCGTCGCGATGGCGGCGGTCGTCTCGCTCGCCACCGCGCTGCTGCTCGGCCGCTGGGTCGTCGCCCGCAGCCGTGAACTGGCCCTGGCGGCACGCTCGTTCGGCGACGGCGGCTCCTTCGCCGCGCCCGACGGTGAATCCACCGCCGAACTGGCAGCACTCAGCCGGGAACTCGCCGCCACCAGTGAGCGGCTGGCCGCGTCGCGGGAGCGTGAACGCGCCCTGGAGACCTCCCGCCGCGAGCTCGTCGCCTGGATCTCCCACGATCTGCGCACCCCGCTGGCCGGGCTGCGCGCGATGTCCGAAGCCCTGGAGGACGGCGTCGTCCAGGACCCGGAGCGCTACTTCCGGCTGATCCGTACCGAGGTCGACCGCCTCAACTCCATGGTCGGCGACCTCTTCGAGCTCTCCCGTATCCACGCCGGCGCGCTGGCGCTCACCCCCACCCGGATGTCGGTGTACGACCTGGTCGGCGAGGCGCTCGCCGGGGCCGACCCGCTCGCCCGCGAGCAGGGCGTACGCCTGGTCGGCGACGGTGTCGAGGCGGTCCCGGTCGAGGTGGACGGCAAGGAGATGACCCGTGTCCTGGCGAACCTCCTGGTCAACGCGATCCGCCGGACTCCCGCCGACGGCACGGTCGCCGTCGCCGCGGAACGGCGCGAGGAGTGGGTGGTCCTGTCCGTCACCGACGGCTGCGGCGGCATCCCGGAGGAAGACCTTCCGCGTGTCTTCGACACCGGCTGGCGCGGCACCCCTGCCCGTACGCCCCCGGCGGGCGCCGGCCTTGGCCTCGCGATCGTCCGCGGCATCGTCGAGGCCCACGCGGGCCATGCGGGCGTGCGCAATGTGACGGGTGGCTGCCGCTTCGAGGTGACACTGCCCGCGGCGGCTCCCGCTCCCGGCAGTTGATACCGCGCCGGTCGGAGTCGGTCGACCGGACTTCCGGCTGAGCGTTCGTATCGGACCGTATGAGGCATGCCAGAACCCGCCGGGCAGCAGGCCCGGCGGGTTCTGGTGATGCGGACGCGGTACGTCAGTTCGCGGCGGAGACTGCCCGCGAGGCCGTGCTGCTTCCCGCGGCCGCCCGGTCCGCGCTCGGCACCAGGAGCCGCTCCGCGAGATGACCGAAGATCAGCCCGAAGAAGGTCCAGAGAGTGACGTGGATGGCGAGCGTGGCCAGCCGGAAGTCCCAGACCACCGTGGCCGGGAACCCCTTGGGTACCTCGTTGAACGAGGGCAGGAAGGCGAAGGCGAGCCCGACCGCCACGACGAAGGCGGCCGAGGCGGCGACCGTCGCGTTCCAGTTGCCCAGCCGGGGAGCCAGCCGCCTGCCGAGGATCACCGCGGCGATCGTGAGCAGGACGCTGAGCACGATCATCAGGAAGTAGAGCGCTGTGCGTTGGCCGATCGTGTCGGGGTCACCCACGGCCGGCGGGTTCGGCGGGTACTTGAGGAACGGCACGACGTACACGGTCAGCAGCGCGCCGAGGGAGACCAGCGCGGCCGTGGCGCGCGGGCCGAAGCTGCCGATGCGGCCGAGCGCCACAGCGAAGGCGAGGGCGGCGATGCCGCCGATCGCGACGCCGAAGACCAGCACACCGGTGGCGAGGCCGGACGTCGACTGCATGGTGCGGCTGACGAGTTCTTCGCCGCCGTGGTCATGGCTGTGGCTGTGTGCCTCTTCGAACGCGATGGCGGAGTCCACCGGGGACTCGCCGAGCAGGTAGGCGACGACGAGGGCGAAGACGCCCGCCGCCAGACCGGCGAGCATGCCGCGAACGAGCAGGGCTCTGACAGAGATGGAGTTCATGAGTGAGGTGTCCCCTGGGTTCTCAGTGGCAGGGGAAACCGAGCAGATGGCGTCCGTCGTGGACCCATTCGTGCACGTTCTCACCGGAGATGAGCGAGGTGGCGCCCTGCTCGGCGCCGACGAAGTAGAGCAGGACGAGCATCAGTACGCCGAAGAAGAGCGCCCACGGGGCGATCGCCTTCAGCGAGATGGGGGTGATGGCCGGCGCGGCGGTGGCGGGCGCAGCAGACTGTGCCATGGCAGAACCTCCTGGGGGAACACGCGTCCCGATCGTGGTGCCTGAGACGAAGGTGCTGGGTCTGACTTCCCGCACAGGAACGGGTTCACAGTGGCGCGACCGTGCCGGATTCTCACCGGGCTTCCGTCACACCGTCGTCATGTCCACGAGACCGTACCGCTTGGTGGCCTGCGACGCTATGGCGCACGGGCGCACGGGGGGCGCCCCAACGCCCGTGATCTGCTTGGCGCGTGGGCCGCCGAGCGAGAGGAGCGCACGGAATGACTGTACGGGTGATCTTGGTCTCACCTGCGATGAGTGCCGCGCTGCGCGAGGCGCGCTTCGGGAGCGACGGACCGCTGGACGCTGCCGGAGCCCGCAGCGCCCGGGCGGCGGCCGGTGCGCTGCCGCCCGCCGACCGGCGGCTGAGCGGCCCGTCGGCCCGCTGCCGAGAGACGGCCGAGGCGCTGGAACTGCGGGTGGAGGACGAACCGGCGCCCGGCGACTGGGACATGGGCGTCTGGCGCGGGCGCACCCTGGAGGAGGTGAGCGTCAGCGAGCCCGAGGCGGTGTCGGCCTGGCTGACGGATCCGTCGGCCGCCCCGCACGGCGGCGAGTCCCTGCTGGCGCTGTGCGCCCGGATCGGCGGGTGGCTCGCATCCCTGCCGGGCGACAGCGGGCGGGTGCTCGCGGTGACCGAACCGGCGGTGGCACGTGCGGCGATCGTGCATGCGCTGGCGCTGCCGGCGGAGGCGTTCTGGCGCCTCGACATCGCGCCGCTGACCCTGACCGAACTCAGCGGCCGGGCGGGTCGCTGGAACCTGCGCTGCGGACGCCCGTTGACTCCGTCGCCCGAAGGGCTCACCCCGAGCCCGTCCGGCGATTGAAGGCGATTCAAGGCGATGGAAGGCGATTGAATACGGGCGGGCAGCAGGTCAGGCTTCTTGTTGGCCGCCCGGCAGCGGCTGCTCCGTCCAGATGACCTTGCCGTCCGCGGTGTAGCGGGTGCCCCAGCGCTCCGCGAACTGGGCGACGAGGAACAGTCCCCGGCCCCCCTCGTCCGTGATCGCCGCCTGTCTCAGATGGGGCGAGGTGCTGCTGTGGTCGGAGACCTCGCAGATCAGGCTGCGGTCACGGATCAGCCGTACCCGGATCGGGCCGCCGGCGTACCGGATCGCATTGGTGACCAGCTCGCTGAGGATCAGCTCGGTGGTGAA
The Streptomyces lunaelactis genome window above contains:
- a CDS encoding GAF domain-containing protein, whose protein sequence is MARLAAMDTAEASRFLKGVRDATLNGRRSRVRPRADIQESWQRMLRGGVDPDRDHRAGLLPLEEIERRRLASPLREVLPVLRDGLVSIAEAAQHIMVVADTEGRLLWREGKAAVLRMGDAHGFVLGADWHEGLVGTNGVGTPLVTGRPLQVHAAEHFVSSHDTWTCAGAPVTDPRDGRLIGVVDISGPLSTMHPATLSLVTSVTRLAEAELRNSHFADLDQLRSVASPLLGRLRGRALAVDHNGWQAAVTGMPPTRRLPLPKSLNAGRLWLPSLGMCTVEPLPGGWLVRVEEESSEPAAPARVVLDLSRPRRPSVTVSGTAGSWVKELSPRHAELLYVLVLHRNGRSAAQLAQEIFQDPTRTVTVRAEMSRLRRHLAQILAHRPYRIVEEIEVELVRPDDPADLLPHSTAPAVVSARSRQE
- a CDS encoding acyl-CoA dehydrogenase family protein, coding for MAANTHTVTNQAPPLVGYDVFTADRALTEGVERHVAPELLDGAREELAELGRAAGSAQAQEWGVQANENPPKLRTHDRYGNRIDEVDFHPSWHRLLGKAVSAGLTNAWGRPAGHVRRAAGFLVWTQAEAGHGCPVSMTHATVPALRTDPALAAEWEPRLTSEVYEQGLRPAALKAGSLFGMGMTEKQGGSDVRANTTRAEPLAGDGEYLLTGHKWFCSAPMCDGFLVLAQAAGGLTCFLVPRVLDDGTRNVFRIQRLKDKLGNRSNASSEVEFEGTWARRVGEEGRGVRTIIEMVAATRLDCVIGSAALMRQSVAQAVHHSAYRSAFGGLLIDKPLMRNVLADLALESEAATTLALRLAAAYDADTDEERAFLRLAVPAAKYWVTKRCTPTVAEALECLGGNGYVEESGLPRLLRESPLNSIWEGSGNVQALDVLRALQREPQALNAFLQEVGKARGADHRLDGAIKDLLTELADLNGIEARARRLVERMALVLQGSLLVRWAPPEVADAFCASRLGGDWGTAFGTLPHTLDLASVVERARAVV
- a CDS encoding YihY/virulence factor BrkB family protein, which codes for MQAANETPERPAGRLHRARVLYRNVSKRKMTWLLLKDTVNSCIEYRILGLAAEAAFFTLLSLPPLMLGLIGLLGYIDDWTDTTTVASIEENILGAVGSVLSDRGVNEIAKPLLEDVTHGGRPDIISIGFAIALWSGSRAVNVFIDTITVMYGLDGQRGIVATRLLAFLLYIVALLIGAVVLPLAVVGPDRVVEFIPWSTEVVSVLYWPVVSLLSIVFLTTLYHVSVPVRSPWIEDVPGALVALGMGVLGSFLLRIYLTSTVEGPTIYGSLAAPIAVLLWIGLTAFAVLVGAAVNAAIDRVWPSVATAAARAANERLRAVNTAELLARAEAARVYGEGESEDEEDDDADMPSEFPERWSRFLPPDDVKSRLHTGRESRDKERP
- a CDS encoding response regulator transcription factor, yielding MHNILVVDDDPTVAEVVTGYLERAGFTVDRAADGPEALRLAAGRRPDLVVLDLMLPGMDGLEVCRRLRGGALAPVPVIMLTARGDEDDRILGLEVGADDYVTKPFSPRELVLRVESVLRRGGAAGERRAGPGLAAAGIALDPAARRATKDGRELGLTLREFDLLAHLMRHPGEAIGRERLMQDVWGWEFGDLSTVTVHVRRLRGKIEDDPARPRLIQTVWGVGYRFDVPQEQEREQEREQEREQEHVPGNGDVPREGV
- a CDS encoding sensor histidine kinase, with translation MRDMLLIALFAFLGAAAAGLVGAVALRLLRHRSVAVSLTVVAAVAVTAMLAGTLAVAQAMFLSRHDLTVVTTVVAMAAVVSLATALLLGRWVVARSRELALAARSFGDGGSFAAPDGESTAELAALSRELAATSERLAASRERERALETSRRELVAWISHDLRTPLAGLRAMSEALEDGVVQDPERYFRLIRTEVDRLNSMVGDLFELSRIHAGALALTPTRMSVYDLVGEALAGADPLAREQGVRLVGDGVEAVPVEVDGKEMTRVLANLLVNAIRRTPADGTVAVAAERREEWVVLSVTDGCGGIPEEDLPRVFDTGWRGTPARTPPAGAGLGLAIVRGIVEAHAGHAGVRNVTGGCRFEVTLPAAAPAPGS
- a CDS encoding CbtA family protein, which codes for MNSISVRALLVRGMLAGLAAGVFALVVAYLLGESPVDSAIAFEEAHSHSHDHGGEELVSRTMQSTSGLATGVLVFGVAIGGIAALAFAVALGRIGSFGPRATAALVSLGALLTVYVVPFLKYPPNPPAVGDPDTIGQRTALYFLMIVLSVLLTIAAVILGRRLAPRLGNWNATVAASAAFVVAVGLAFAFLPSFNEVPKGFPATVVWDFRLATLAIHVTLWTFFGLIFGHLAERLLVPSADRAAAGSSTASRAVSAAN
- a CDS encoding CbtB domain-containing protein, coding for MAQSAAPATAAPAITPISLKAIAPWALFFGVLMLVLLYFVGAEQGATSLISGENVHEWVHDGRHLLGFPCH
- a CDS encoding histidine phosphatase family protein, with amino-acid sequence MTVRVILVSPAMSAALREARFGSDGPLDAAGARSARAAAGALPPADRRLSGPSARCRETAEALELRVEDEPAPGDWDMGVWRGRTLEEVSVSEPEAVSAWLTDPSAAPHGGESLLALCARIGGWLASLPGDSGRVLAVTEPAVARAAIVHALALPAEAFWRLDIAPLTLTELSGRAGRWNLRCGRPLTPSPEGLTPSPSGD